One region of Streptococcus parasanguinis genomic DNA includes:
- a CDS encoding sugar transferase: protein MKIHFTNLFGQSSKSVALMAQNDIMNVVRELGVNELGIYFYDHSNEPASELNSRMDGILAGVAFGDIVFVQSPSWNGIEWDRRLVDKLKLLQTKLVMFIHDVPPLMFESNYYLMPNYIDMYNQSDLVVVPSEQMYHRLVSEGLTVKKYVVQKLWDLTHSLDLYTPQFEKKLIFSGNPSRFPHIIDWKYETPLHVYTEPVEGVDYSKVHMEGWRTKQELLLELSKGGFGLVWGNSENPEDERDYYKENISYKLSTYLSAGLPVVVPDYLSNADYIREKGLGFVASSLEEANRLVQDCTEEEYAQMVRKAQYTSYLIRNGYFTKKLFVDTIMALGE from the coding sequence ATGAAAATCCATTTTACAAATCTATTTGGGCAATCTTCGAAAAGTGTTGCCCTGATGGCACAAAACGATATTATGAATGTCGTTCGTGAACTTGGGGTTAATGAATTAGGGATCTACTTTTATGATCATAGCAATGAACCAGCTAGCGAATTGAACTCGCGAATGGATGGGATTTTAGCAGGCGTTGCTTTTGGGGATATTGTCTTCGTTCAATCTCCTTCTTGGAATGGAATTGAGTGGGACCGCCGTTTGGTTGATAAGTTAAAACTCCTTCAAACCAAGCTGGTCATGTTTATCCATGATGTCCCACCACTCATGTTTGAGAGCAATTATTATCTAATGCCTAACTATATCGACATGTACAATCAGAGTGATCTGGTCGTTGTTCCGTCAGAGCAAATGTACCATCGTCTAGTATCAGAAGGACTCACAGTGAAAAAATATGTGGTCCAAAAGTTGTGGGATTTGACCCACAGTTTGGATCTCTATACTCCACAATTTGAGAAAAAACTGATCTTCTCAGGGAATCCGTCGCGTTTCCCACATATCATCGATTGGAAATATGAGACACCCCTTCATGTCTATACCGAACCAGTTGAAGGAGTCGATTATTCTAAGGTCCATATGGAAGGCTGGCGGACCAAGCAAGAGTTGCTTCTCGAGCTTTCCAAGGGTGGTTTTGGGCTTGTCTGGGGAAATTCTGAGAATCCTGAGGATGAGCGGGATTACTACAAAGAAAATATTTCCTACAAACTATCGACTTATCTATCTGCAGGTCTTCCGGTAGTAGTGCCAGACTATTTGTCAAATGCAGACTATATTCGAGAAAAAGGACTCGGCTTTGTAGCTTCCAGTCTTGAAGAAGCCAATCGTTTGGTCCAAGACTGTACAGAAGAAGAGTATGCTCAAATGGTCCGAAAGGCTCAATATACTTCTTATTTGATCCGCAATGGCTATTTTACAAAGAAATTATTTGTCGATACCATCATGGCTTTAGGAGAATAA
- a CDS encoding accessory Sec-dependent serine-rich glycoprotein adhesin: MQFKRSKGNFRETDRVVRFKLIKSGKNWLRASTAALGLFRVVRGQVEETIIDNVQQDQIESQKHNQAFLKGLITVGTVFGGAVLATTAKAEDATSLAPTVSETKQETLAEVDSVVLGNTSTQSSESSSVSESTSLSTSVSASASISESTSLSLSEVGSTPLSTAFSESAQILESEVVGEEPTSLEEAVVLEQNTSEAELLQEIAGNYASKMTDTERRAVVEAVINKVQAEVTASNNLIHTNASAQAYADQRDRLEKAVDEMMTTLTAAGFVGNTNVDGKPAISAQLAPIAEVAKSSNKELEITPNMDDRNGASVEDAPLTATNVAKDPHIDKRYVNQTPEEIAAYKKDTDATRYTFGIWDFVNKTGESLGYYATLSIDRTDTDPNTHVGNDVYFRVVKKSDGSEIFSQTFSANVIGGTQFQLPKEVLIKKAPFGNMFAYSKSDDGKPGNVYLGTYASPETSFLVRDVYDVMNPSKQGELLTSRAEIKVPSMWGHQSTFYKVVDPAGKWVDGEYTPTGKEEVLAEYTQYGIEGQHYTASNARDIAGYVKVPVVNSAQKATTGIFDNSTVGTRRVELYGNAREHFIRSEVVTTSQNGDYILRYYVLDPSKVYNVSNLDVGNEPVFDKYTLVYEKEFKQDASDALSDLGRTRKVESKNKDYFLNVTPKRVDDRHFELEITGWFSAKETVTYTDENTGTEYTVPKPFTELPKSTFLGNNQTMIVGEDATPQGAEGFSNFKQTIQKIVVSNPLTSVNYYYRKMTSSESASQSQSFSASTSASLVSDSISLSQSVSTSESNSLVQESISTSQSESLIQESVSASQSDSLVKESVSASQSDSLVQASVSSSQSESLVQSSVSVSQSESLLQESVSASQSDSLVQESVSSSQSESLVQESISASQSDSQSKAASASKSESEKASKSVSLSQSVSLSNLVSRSISVSQSQSTSAVGSEEVVSQLISLSQSISMSKKLSESVSLSQSESLLQESVSASQSDSLIQASVSSSQSESLVQASVSASQSDSLVQTSVSASQSESLVQESVSASQSESLIKESVSASQSDSLVQASVSASQSESLIKESVSASQSESLVQASISASRSESLLQASVSASQSESLVQSSVSASKSESLVQQSVSASQSESLVQESVSASQSGSLLQESVSASQSESLVQSSVSASQSDSLIQESVSASQSDSLIQESVSASQSDSQSKAASASKSESEKASKSVSLSQSVSLSNLASRSVSVSQSQSTSAVGSEEVVSQLISLSQSISMSKKLSESVSLSQSESLLQESLSASQSDSLVKESVSSSQSESLVQESISASQSEFSVQASVSASQSESLIQASVSASRSESLIQASVSASQSDSLIKESVSSSQSDSLVQASVSTSQSASLLQESVSASQSASLLQESVSASQSDSLVQASVSASQSDSQVQESVSASQSDSLVQESVSASESESLVHASVSASQSDSLVRASVSASQSDSLVQSSVSASQSDSLVQESVSASQSDSLVQESVSASQSDSQSKAVSVSKSESEKASKSVLLSQSESLSNLVSKSISVSQSQSTSAVGSEEVVSQLISLSQSISMSKKLSESVSASQSDSLVQESVLASQSDSLVQESVLASQSDSLVQASVSVSQSDSLIQESVSASQSDSLVQESVSASQSESLIQASVSESQSQSTSDIESKSQITESMSFSRSDSMSQSESQVSTDLQSTSLSQSESLVRESVSASESESLVQESVSASQSESQVQASVSASQSDSLAQASVSASQSESLVQESVSASQSDSLVQESVSSSQSDSLVQASVSASESNSLAQESISASQSESLIKESLSASRSVSASQSDSLVQASASTSESASTSHVVAASQVSESRSFSRSVSESLSASQWTSYSESLASASLSKSDSYSQSTSLLSSSESASTSMPVSEFPLTSVSDSISASSTESQSLSQEISEWISVSYASSFSAVTSSSESVVSSFGTSYSESPSDTSSLTATRSSEPALPETGAHPSSNILATGVSVLLSGLALLGIRKKDGK, from the coding sequence ATGCAATTTAAGCGTTCAAAAGGAAACTTTCGTGAAACAGATCGTGTCGTACGCTTCAAATTAATTAAATCAGGAAAAAATTGGCTTCGGGCATCAACGGCTGCTCTAGGCCTCTTTCGCGTGGTGCGTGGGCAAGTGGAGGAGACCATCATTGACAACGTACAGCAAGATCAAATAGAAAGTCAAAAGCATAACCAAGCCTTCTTAAAAGGTTTGATTACGGTAGGGACTGTATTTGGTGGTGCTGTACTTGCTACGACTGCTAAGGCGGAGGATGCAACATCACTTGCACCAACGGTTTCCGAGACAAAACAGGAAACCTTGGCAGAAGTAGATAGTGTGGTCTTAGGAAATACCTCTACCCAGTCTTCAGAATCCAGCTCTGTTTCAGAATCCACTAGTTTGTCTACATCTGTTAGTGCGTCTGCTTCGATCAGTGAATCTACTTCTTTGTCCTTGAGTGAAGTTGGATCAACTCCATTATCAACGGCATTTAGCGAGTCTGCTCAAATTTTAGAGTCAGAGGTGGTTGGTGAGGAGCCGACTAGTTTAGAAGAAGCCGTTGTTTTGGAACAAAATACCTCTGAAGCTGAATTGCTCCAAGAAATTGCAGGAAACTACGCATCTAAAATGACGGACACTGAGCGTCGAGCAGTGGTCGAAGCTGTCATTAACAAAGTGCAGGCTGAAGTGACTGCAAGCAATAACTTGATCCACACCAATGCCAGCGCTCAAGCTTATGCTGACCAGCGCGATCGCTTGGAGAAAGCTGTCGATGAGATGATGACGACCTTGACAGCTGCAGGTTTTGTGGGAAATACAAATGTAGATGGGAAACCTGCGATCTCTGCTCAGTTGGCTCCCATTGCTGAGGTGGCTAAGAGTAGTAATAAAGAACTAGAGATTACACCAAACATGGATGATCGCAACGGTGCTAGTGTTGAAGATGCCCCTCTAACAGCTACAAATGTTGCCAAAGATCCTCATATCGATAAGCGCTATGTTAACCAAACACCTGAAGAAATTGCTGCTTATAAGAAGGATACGGATGCGACTCGCTATACCTTTGGGATTTGGGATTTTGTTAATAAAACAGGAGAATCACTCGGCTATTATGCGACCTTATCCATCGATCGTACCGATACCGATCCGAATACGCATGTGGGAAATGATGTATATTTCCGTGTTGTGAAAAAATCAGATGGTTCCGAGATCTTCTCTCAAACCTTCTCTGCCAATGTCATTGGTGGCACGCAGTTCCAACTACCTAAAGAAGTGTTGATTAAGAAAGCTCCTTTTGGGAATATGTTTGCCTATAGCAAGTCTGATGATGGGAAACCTGGGAACGTTTATCTAGGGACTTATGCTAGCCCAGAGACAAGTTTCCTTGTACGAGATGTATACGATGTGATGAACCCTTCAAAACAGGGGGAACTATTGACTTCGAGAGCTGAAATCAAGGTTCCATCTATGTGGGGGCACCAGTCGACTTTCTACAAAGTGGTAGATCCAGCAGGCAAATGGGTCGATGGAGAATACACGCCAACTGGGAAGGAAGAAGTCTTAGCAGAGTATACCCAATACGGGATTGAAGGTCAGCATTATACGGCCTCCAATGCTCGTGATATTGCAGGATATGTCAAGGTTCCGGTAGTGAACTCGGCTCAAAAAGCAACAACGGGGATCTTTGACAATAGTACGGTTGGCACACGCCGAGTGGAATTATATGGAAATGCGCGTGAGCATTTTATAAGAAGTGAAGTTGTTACAACCAGTCAAAACGGTGACTACATCCTTCGTTACTACGTTCTGGATCCTTCCAAAGTCTATAACGTTTCGAATCTCGATGTCGGGAATGAGCCGGTATTTGACAAGTATACCCTTGTTTATGAAAAAGAGTTTAAACAAGATGCTTCAGATGCCCTCTCTGATTTAGGTAGAACGCGTAAAGTTGAAAGTAAGAACAAAGATTATTTCTTGAATGTTACGCCAAAACGGGTGGATGATCGTCATTTTGAGTTGGAGATCACCGGATGGTTTTCGGCTAAAGAAACTGTCACCTACACTGATGAAAATACAGGAACAGAATATACAGTTCCAAAACCATTCACAGAGCTTCCAAAATCAACTTTTCTCGGTAACAATCAGACTATGATTGTCGGAGAAGATGCGACCCCTCAAGGTGCAGAAGGTTTTTCTAACTTTAAACAAACCATTCAAAAAATAGTGGTTTCAAATCCATTGACGAGCGTGAATTATTATTATCGGAAAATGACGTCGTCAGAATCTGCATCACAGTCTCAAAGTTTCTCAGCTTCAACGTCAGCATCTCTAGTTTCAGATTCGATTTCCTTGTCACAATCTGTCTCGACAAGTGAATCCAACTCGTTGGTTCAAGAATCGATCTCCACAAGTCAGTCAGAGTCGTTGATTCAAGAGTCAGTTTCAGCCAGCCAGTCCGATTCGCTGGTTAAAGAATCAGTTTCTGCGAGTCAATCAGACTCGCTGGTTCAGGCATCTGTATCGTCTAGCCAATCAGAATCCTTGGTTCAATCGTCGGTTTCAGTAAGTCAGTCAGAGTCTTTGCTTCAGGAATCCGTTTCGGCCAGCCAGTCTGATTCGTTGGTTCAAGAATCAGTTTCTTCAAGCCAATCTGAGTCGCTGGTTCAAGAGTCGATTTCAGCGAGTCAATCCGACTCACAATCAAAAGCAGCATCAGCATCTAAGAGTGAGTCTGAAAAAGCCTCGAAATCTGTTTCGTTGAGTCAGTCGGTATCCTTATCTAATTTAGTATCTAGATCAATTTCTGTGTCTCAATCGCAGTCAACATCGGCGGTTGGATCGGAGGAAGTGGTTTCTCAACTGATTTCCTTGTCACAATCTATTTCGATGAGCAAAAAGCTGTCAGAATCCGTTTCGTTGAGTCAGTCAGAGTCTTTGCTTCAGGAATCCGTATCGGCAAGCCAGTCAGATTCCTTGATTCAGGCATCTGTATCGTCTAGCCAATCAGAATCCCTGGTTCAAGCGTCAGTTTCTGCAAGCCAATCCGACTCGTTGGTTCAAACATCGGTATCGGCCAGTCAGTCTGAATCGTTGGTTCAGGAATCGGTTTCCGCAAGTCAGTCAGAGTCCTTGATTAAAGAATCTGTATCCGCCAGTCAATCAGACTCGCTGGTTCAGGCATCTGTATCGGCCAGCCAGTCCGAGTCCTTGATTAAAGAATCTGTATCCGCCAGTCAATCAGAATCCTTGGTTCAAGCCTCGATTTCTGCAAGTCGGTCAGAGTCATTGCTTCAGGCATCAGTCTCAGCCAGCCAGTCTGAATCCCTGGTTCAATCGTCGGTTTCTGCAAGCAAATCAGAGTCCTTGGTTCAGCAATCCGTTTCAGCAAGTCAGTCCGAGTCGTTAGTACAAGAATCCGTTTCTGCCAGTCAGTCTGGATCGTTGCTTCAGGAATCGGTTTCCGCAAGCCAATCAGAATCCTTGGTTCAATCGTCCGTTTCTGCCAGTCAGTCAGATTCCTTGATACAAGAATCTGTTTCTGCCAGTCAGTCAGATTCCTTGATACAAGAATCTGTTTCTGCCAGTCAATCAGACTCACAATCAAAAGCAGCATCAGCATCTAAGAGTGAGTCTGAAAAAGCCTCGAAATCTGTTTCGTTGAGTCAGTCGGTATCCTTATCTAATTTAGCATCTAGATCAGTTTCTGTGTCTCAATCGCAGTCAACATCGGCGGTTGGATCGGAGGAAGTGGTTTCTCAACTGATTTCCTTGTCACAATCTATTTCGATGAGCAAAAAGCTATCAGAATCCGTTTCGTTGAGTCAATCAGAATCCTTGCTTCAGGAATCCTTATCGGCAAGTCAATCCGATTCCTTGGTTAAAGAATCAGTTTCTTCAAGCCAATCCGAGTCGTTGGTACAAGAGTCGATTTCAGCCAGTCAATCAGAGTTTTCAGTTCAAGCGTCAGTTTCTGCAAGTCAATCAGAGTCTTTGATTCAAGCTTCGGTTTCTGCAAGTCGGTCAGAGTCATTAATTCAGGCATCGGTATCAGCGAGTCAATCCGATTCCTTGATTAAAGAATCAGTTTCTTCAAGCCAATCCGATTCGCTGGTTCAAGCCTCAGTTTCTACTAGTCAGTCAGCCTCGTTGCTTCAGGAATCCGTTTCAGCAAGTCAATCAGCCTCGTTGCTTCAGGAATCCGTTTCAGCGAGTCAGTCAGATTCATTGGTTCAAGCGTCCGTTTCTGCGAGCCAATCCGATTCGCAGGTTCAAGAATCAGTTTCTGCAAGTCAGTCAGACTCGTTAGTACAAGAATCAGTTTCCGCTAGTGAATCAGAGTCTTTGGTTCATGCATCGGTATCAGCAAGTCAATCAGATTCCTTGGTTCGAGCCTCAGTTTCCGCCAGTCAGTCAGACTCGTTGGTTCAATCGTCTGTCTCGGCCAGTCAATCCGATTCGCTAGTTCAAGAATCCGTTTCAGCTAGTCAATCAGATTCGTTGGTTCAAGAGTCGGTTTCTGCAAGTCAATCAGATTCACAATCAAAGGCAGTATCAGTATCTAAGAGTGAATCTGAAAAAGCCTCGAAATCAGTTTTGTTGAGTCAGTCGGAATCCTTATCGAATTTAGTATCCAAATCAATTTCTGTGTCTCAATCGCAATCGACATCAGCGGTTGGATCGGAGGAAGTGGTTTCTCAACTGATTTCCTTGTCACAATCTATTTCGATGAGCAAAAAGCTGTCAGAATCAGTTTCCGCTAGTCAGTCAGATTCGTTGGTACAAGAATCCGTTTTAGCCAGTCAATCAGACTCGTTGGTACAAGAATCCGTTTTAGCTAGTCAATCAGACTCATTAGTCCAAGCATCCGTATCTGTCAGTCAGTCAGACTCGCTGATTCAAGAATCGGTTTCCGCGAGTCAATCCGATTCGCTAGTTCAAGAGTCAGTTTCCGCGAGTCAATCTGAGTCCTTGATTCAAGCATCAGTTTCCGAAAGTCAATCGCAATCTACTTCTGATATCGAATCTAAGTCTCAAATTACAGAATCTATGTCCTTTTCTCGTTCTGATTCAATGAGTCAGTCGGAATCGCAAGTATCGACTGATTTGCAATCAACATCATTGAGTCAATCAGAATCGTTGGTGCGAGAGTCAGTTTCTGCGAGTGAATCGGAATCATTGGTTCAGGAGTCTGTATCGGCCAGTCAATCAGAGTCGCAGGTTCAAGCCTCAGTATCTGCCAGCCAATCAGACTCGTTGGCTCAAGCATCGGTATCAGCAAGCCAATCAGAATCCTTGGTTCAGGAATCCGTTTCAGCGAGTCAATCCGATTCACTGGTACAAGAATCAGTTTCTTCAAGTCAATCTGACTCCTTGGTACAAGCATCCGTTTCGGCAAGTGAATCAAATTCATTGGCTCAAGAATCTATCTCTGCCAGTCAATCAGAGTCGTTGATTAAGGAATCCTTATCGGCCAGCAGGTCCGTTTCTGCAAGCCAATCAGATTCATTAGTGCAAGCTTCTGCTTCGACAAGCGAATCAGCTTCAACTTCTCATGTTGTAGCTGCATCGCAGGTTTCAGAGTCTAGATCGTTCTCTCGATCCGTTTCTGAGAGTCTATCTGCTTCACAATGGACATCCTATTCAGAATCTCTAGCGTCAGCCTCACTATCGAAGTCAGACTCCTACAGCCAATCAACTTCGCTCCTTTCTTCAAGCGAATCTGCTTCAACGTCCATGCCAGTATCTGAATTTCCTTTGACGAGTGTTTCAGATTCTATAAGCGCATCATCGACAGAGAGTCAATCCTTATCGCAGGAAATTTCTGAATGGATCAGTGTGTCTTATGCGTCAAGTTTCTCTGCTGTGACAAGTTCTTCGGAGTCTGTCGTGTCTTCGTTTGGCACCTCTTACTCAGAATCTCCATCAGACACAAGCTCGCTAACTGCAACGCGTTCTTCAGAACCTGCTCTTCCAGAGACAGGTGCCCATCCTTCATCTAATATTCTTGCTACAGGAGTTTCCGTTCTTCTGTCTGGATTAGCCCTTTTAGGAATTCGGAAAAAAGATGGCAAATAA